In Kutzneria kofuensis, the DNA window ACCCCGTCAACCCGTACGTGCTGGCCCCACAGCTCGCCTGCGCCGCCTCCGAGCTGCCGCTCACCCCGGACTGCCTCGCCACCTTCGGCGGTGCCTCCCGGGAGATCGTCGACGACCTGGTTCGCGACGGCCTGCTCCGGAAACGCCCCACCGGCTGGTACTGGACCTCTCGGGAGCGTCCTCACGCCGGTGTCGACATCCGCGGCTCCGGCGGCGAGCAGATCGCCGTCGTCGAGGGCGATTCCGGGCGCATGCTCGGCACCGTCGACCCCGGCTCCGCCACCTGGCAGGTCCATCCCGGCGCGCTGTACCTGCACCAGGGCACCTCTTACGTCGTCGACGTGCTCGACCTGGAGGACGGGTTGGCGTTGGTGCACGCCGAGGACCCCGAGTGGACCACCCAGCCCCGCAACGTCGTGGACATCTCCGTCGTCCACACCGCCCAGCAGGAGCGCTTCCCCGACGGCGTCACCGTCTGCCTCGGCGAGGTCGACGTCACCTCACAGGTCGTCGGTTACCTGCGCAAGCTCCCGTCCGGCCGGGTCATCGACCAGGTGCCGCTCGACCTACCGTCGCAGACCCTGCGCACCCGGAGCGTCTGGTACACCGTCAGCGAGGACCTGCTCGCCGCTGCCGGCATCGATCCGCCGCGTGTGCCCGGCGCCCTGCACGCCGCCGAACACGCCGCCATCGGCCTTCTGCCCTTGTTCGCCACCTGCGACCGCTGGGACATCGGCGGCGTTTCCACCGCCATGCACCCCGACACCGGCGCTGCCACCGTGTTCGTCCACGACGGCCACCCCGGCGGCGCCGGCTTCGCCGACCGCGGCCACGCCGCGCTGGTTCCCTGGCTCACCGCCACCCGCGAGGCCATCGCCTCCTGCGAGTGCCTGATGGGCTGCCCCTCCTGCGTCCAGTCCCCCAAGTGCGGCAACGGAAACGAGCCCCTGGACAAGGAAGGGGCCGTAGCGGTCCTGACCGCTGTCCTGGATGTGATCACGCCGAAGTAGTCGGGCCGGGGAGATAGTCGGGCCGGCGATTGCGCTTTTCGGCTGTCCGTAACGTCATGGGGCACCGGGGGGCGCCTTTCGGCGCGCACCCCGGTGCACTCCATACCGCCGAACACTCGGCCATCGCCTGCGACCGCGTTGTGTGAGCGACCGTCGAGGGTGGTGTGCCGACCGCGGTGCGCTCGCGGACACCAGGGAGGCGGTGGTGTCCGGCGCGGCGGTCGCCCTCGGGGACCGGCGGGTATGGTCCCGTCCCGGTCGCTACCGGGAGGCGATCTTTCGGTGCTGGTGTTCGGCTGTGCACCTGTCCCGCGTCCGCGTCGCCCACGAGCGGGAACGGCGGGCGGACGGTCGGGCAGGGTTGGTGCGGTGGCTGCGTCGGGTCCCGCGCTCGGGGTAGTCGCGGGAGGACGTCACGGGGCCCGGCGCAGCCGGCAGGGCGATCAGAAGGAGTCGGCCGCCACGAGACGCTGGGCGGAGGTACCCAGCATCTCGCCGACGTGATCCGGTCGGGTGGCCTCGACGAGGGCCTCCTGCACGACCTGGGAATCCGGCAGCGACCAACCGCAGACCTCGGGCTTCACCCGCCAGTGCACGACACCGTGCTGGAAGGGCGTGGGCGGCAACGGGATCCAGCTGTTCAGGCCGTGCAACACGACATCGCCGCGTCCGGCGAGTTCGGCCGACAGCTCCTGGCCCGAGTTGACCAGGAACATCCACTTGCCGGCAGGGGTGGCGGCGATCGGCACCGGCACGCCGGTCGTGCGGAGCACGCTCGCCACGCGACGGCCCAGCTCGGCGTCCACCTCGATGGCGTCCACCACGTAACCGGTGGCGACCAGCAGGCTGTACCGACGCCCGGTCCACCAGGCGGCGACCTGCTCGGGCTTGGTGCCGACCCGGTCGACCCAGTCACGGTGCACCGGCACCGGGCCGGTCTGCTCGACGCCGTCCCTGCCCGCCCACTGCGAGCCCGTCGGATAGGTGCCCGGCAGCACCGGCCATCCGCGCCACGCGAGGCCCATCGCCTCAGCACGCAGCTCGATGCGGAACGCGCCGCGCCAGCTATCCGACCAATCCATCTTCTGTCGCCTCCTTGACTGTCAGGCGCCGTGTCGGCGCCCACAACACACTCAACGGCATCCGGTACCGGGTCCGTAACCCCGCGTCGACCACTGGTAGCTGACGGACGGCGAGTGATGTGTCGAACAGCGATGGGCTGAACGGTGGACGGCAGCCCATCCCGCGCCGACGGGGCAGCGCCGAAGAGTGACGACACGCGGCCAACCGGGTGTGACACCACTCACCGCTGCTGAACGACCGCTCGTCGTGTCATCGCCGGTCAACGGCCGCCGGGCACTTCAGCCGGACCTGCGCGGGCATGGGCGTTGGCCGTGCCGGACAGCACCGCCCATCCCGGCGGGCGGGCCGACACCTCGACGTACGCCTCCCACCCGGCGACGCGACAAGCGGTCGTCGTGGCCGACATCCGCTCGGCGACCCAGCGGGCCCGCTCGCAGGCCCCGTCGGTCCCGGCGGCCAGTTGACCGGCCGCCGCAAGCGCCGCCAGGTCCGCCGCCGCCGCGACCCGATGCCGGGTCAGCACTGCCCCGCCGACCTGGATCCCGAGCACCACGAGCAGCATCAGCGCCGCGATCACCCCGGCGCCGAGCACCGTGGCCACGCCTCGGTCGTCCCGCAACCGCTCGCCCCAGGTTCCCGCGCCACGCCTGCTCTCACCGGAAGCACCGCGACCGCGCTGCCGACCACCCAGACCGCGTCCCCGGCCAGCCAGACCGCGCTGCCGGTCATCCGTCATCGACTCGCCCCGGTCCAATCACTACGACCTCCTCACTGTCGGGCCCGCACACCTGCCGGCCGTCGCACAACGGCGGTGCCGGTAGCGCCGCAGCCACGCCACTCGCTTCGAGCACGCCGCCTCCCTGGTCCTCCGTCAGCCACTCGCCCCCGGTTCAAGCACCGCATAAGCCGTGCCCGACGGGCGCAGCCCGAGCAGCAGCGGCACCGGCTTCGCGGTGACCGTCACGCTGACCTCGTCGCCGTCGACCTTGATCGACACATCGGCACCGTCGGGGCCGAGTTGCTTGGCGGCTTCCTCGCCGCGGCCGCGATCACCCCGGGCGACCAGGCGGGCGACCTCGGCGGCGGCGTCGATGGATCGCATGCCGGCGACCACCGCTCCGATCGCCGAAAAGCCGAGCGCGAGCATGGCGATCACGCCACAGATGGCGATCGCGGCCTCGACGGTGACCGCGCCCCGGTCAGGGCCGAAGCGAGAGCGCACGGTCGATCAGGCCCTCGAGGGCCGAGGCGATCGATTGTCCGCTCACGATCGAATAGAGCGCGATCGCGAACACGGCGGCGGCCACCGTGACGAGGGCGTACTCCGCAGTGGCCGAGCCGTCGTCGGAAGCGAGCAGTGCACGGATCCGGCGCATCAGGGGCCGCATCATTCCTCCTTGTCCGTTGTCACCAGCTGATGAGCAGTCGACCGGCCAGTCCGACCACCACGGGCACCACACCCAGGCAGAGGAAGGCCGGCAGGAAACACAGTCCGAGCGGGCCGGTGATCAACACCGCCGCGCGCTGCGCCCGGACCTCGGCCGTGTCGGCGGCCGTCGCCCTGATCCGTTGCGCCAGCCCGTCGGCGACCTCGGCCAGCGCCGTGCCGGATCGGGCGCTGCGGCGAGCACCCCTCGCCAACGGCTCCGTCGCCGGGTCCGCCAGCGCCGGGGCCCACGCCTGCACCGGGTCCGACCCCAGTGCAAGCAGTTCCGCCGTGCGTCGCAACACGTCCGCACAGCCCGGCGGCGCGACCGAGGCCACGGCTCTGATCGCCGTCGGCACCGGCAGCCCGGCCCGCAGGCTGGCGGCGAGCAGATCCCACGTTGCCGCCAGCGTCAACGGGTCCGGCGGCGGTGGTCCTCGCCGGGTCGTCCGACGGCACCACAGGAATGCCACCACCGACACCACCAGCGCAGGAACCCAGCCGAACAGCATTCCCGCCGGCACCCCGGCGGAGATTCCGACCAGCGCCGGCAGCCACTCGGCCGGCAACCGCGGGCCGTGCCGCGCGGCGGCCTCCGACGGCCCGAAGACGAGCGCCAGCCGAACGCGAGCGGTGATCGGCCCGGGCAGCACCAACAGTGCAAGAGAAAGAAGGAAGGCGGACGCGGCGTACCCGATCATCGGCGGCCCGCCGATTCCGGACCCGCCGCTGACCGCTGTCTCCACACGGCAAGCGCAAGTGTGGTGCATACGGAATCCAGCATCACGGCATACACGGCACGCCGGTGATGACGCCCGGTCCCTCGGCGGCGCACCACCAGCGTCACGATCGCCGAGACCTCGAATACGGGCTCCGGCAAGTCCGAATGCTCCACGGCGCGATGTCTGCCCCCGGACGTCGCTCGCCGACGAACGAGGCGGGCGGCAATGGTCAAGGGACGGAGGGGCTTCGGTGTGACGACCGAGGCGGACTGTCGCACTACTGGATACGTGTTCGGCTGAGTTGAAGCCGTTGTCGTGTGGCTGATCTGGGTGGTCATGGCATCACCGCGTGGTCGGTCAGCTTGGCGCTCCACAGCACGCCGCCGCAGATGAGCAGCGCACCGGTGGCGAGCAGGACCTGGCCGATGGGAGTGTCGGCGAGGACGTGCAGGGGACGGGCGTCGATGGCCTCGCCGAGCAGGACACCGAGTTCGGGCAACACAGCCAGCACGGCGGCGCTCGCCCTGGGGCCGGCCATCCGGGCGTGCACCTGACGGCTGAACTGGAGTCGCTGATCGAGGTCCCGGCGAACCGAGTCGAGCACCTCGGCGAGTGGAACGCCGTGCCGGCCGGCGAGCCGCCAGGCCCGGCCCACCTGTCCGAGCACTCCGGCAAGAGAAGGTTCGTCGGCAGCGCTGCGGACCAACGCGCGGTCGACGTCGCCGCCGAGTCGGGCGGTTTTGGCCACGGCGCTCATCGCCTTTGCCGCCAACGGATCGGCGTCCATGGCCGCCCGCTCGGCGGCGGTGGCCGGATGGGCGCCCACGCGGAGTTCGGCGACCAGAGCGCCAAGCGCGCCAACCATGCCCTCGGCCACCTGCGTTCGCCGCCGACGACTGCGGCGCGAATGCCAACGCCGCCAACAAGTCACGCACAGCACCGCATTGGCCACCGCGCCGCCCGGTCCCAGCACACACCACCCCACGCCCGCCCCGACAACGGCGAGCACAGCATTGGTCGGCCGAGGCAGCCGCCAACGACGCTTGGGTTGCCGTTCCACTGGCATCAGGGCCCGCAACCGGCGCTGCGCGTGTCGCACGGGCCAGACCAGAACGGCGACGGCCAGCAGCGCAACGGAGATGCTCAACACGAGAACCCCCACTCCGCCACCAGATCGACAAGGAGCGACTGCGATGCAGCTTCGCGATACCGGGAAAGGCGGGGTGCCTTCGAGGCAGCAGGCGATCGGTGCGCTGAGGCAGGTGCGTAGCGTGGTCGGGCGGGAGAAAGGCGAGGGATGCCGAGCAGCGGGGCAGGATCGTGATGGCACGCGGCGGTCAGCATGGGAAACCCCGTTCCGCGAGGAGGTCGGCGAGCAGTGACCAGGCCGGGGCCGGTTGGCCGGCGTGCCAGGCGGTGCGGACGACGACCTCGTCACGGTCGCGGGTGACGACGCCGATCTCGGCCAGGCGGCGGACGCCGTCGTGGTGGCGCTTGAGGTGCAGGACGACGTGGATGGCGGCGGCCAGTTGGCTGTGCAGGGCGGACCGGGAGATGCCGCCGAGGGCGGCGAGCGCCTCCATGCGGGCGGGGACCTCGGACGGGGAATTGGCGTGCACGGTGCAGGCGCCGCCGTCATGGCCGGTGTTGAGGGCAGCCAGCAGCTCGCAGACTTCCGCGCCGCGGACCTCGCCGACGACGATCCGGTCGGGGCGCATGCGG includes these proteins:
- a CDS encoding Rv3654c family TadE-like protein, which translates into the protein MRDDRGVATVLGAGVIAALMLLVVLGIQVGGAVLTRHRVAAAADLAALAAAGQLAAGTDGACERARWVAERMSATTTACRVAGWEAYVEVSARPPGWAVLSGTANAHARAGPAEVPGGR
- a CDS encoding TadE family type IV pilus minor pilin translates to MRSRFGPDRGAVTVEAAIAICGVIAMLALGFSAIGAVVAGMRSIDAAAEVARLVARGDRGRGEEAAKQLGPDGADVSIKVDGDEVSVTVTAKPVPLLLGLRPSGTAYAVLEPGASG
- a CDS encoding type II secretion system F family protein → METAVSGGSGIGGPPMIGYAASAFLLSLALLVLPGPITARVRLALVFGPSEAAARHGPRLPAEWLPALVGISAGVPAGMLFGWVPALVVSVVAFLWCRRTTRRGPPPPDPLTLAATWDLLAASLRAGLPVPTAIRAVASVAPPGCADVLRRTAELLALGSDPVQAWAPALADPATEPLARGARRSARSGTALAEVADGLAQRIRATAADTAEVRAQRAAVLITGPLGLCFLPAFLCLGVVPVVVGLAGRLLISW
- a CDS encoding DUF4244 domain-containing protein, whose amino-acid sequence is MRPLMRRIRALLASDDGSATAEYALVTVAAAVFAIALYSIVSGQSIASALEGLIDRALSLRP
- a CDS encoding bifunctional DNA primase/polymerase is translated as MDWSDSWRGAFRIELRAEAMGLAWRGWPVLPGTYPTGSQWAGRDGVEQTGPVPVHRDWVDRVGTKPEQVAAWWTGRRYSLLVATGYVVDAIEVDAELGRRVASVLRTTGVPVPIAATPAGKWMFLVNSGQELSAELAGRGDVVLHGLNSWIPLPPTPFQHGVVHWRVKPEVCGWSLPDSQVVQEALVEATRPDHVGEMLGTSAQRLVAADSF
- a CDS encoding type II secretion system F family protein; protein product: MSISVALLAVAVLVWPVRHAQRRLRALMPVERQPKRRWRLPRPTNAVLAVVGAGVGWCVLGPGGAVANAVLCVTCWRRWHSRRSRRRRTQVAEGMVGALGALVAELRVGAHPATAAERAAMDADPLAAKAMSAVAKTARLGGDVDRALVRSAADEPSLAGVLGQVGRAWRLAGRHGVPLAEVLDSVRRDLDQRLQFSRQVHARMAGPRASAAVLAVLPELGVLLGEAIDARPLHVLADTPIGQVLLATGALLICGGVLWSAKLTDHAVMP